CTCTGTTATCGGCATCGACATCATTGAGTACTTTTAGATTATCAAAAATTTGTATAGAGTCTCCTGGAGGGACTGTCATAATAGCTGTCGAACCAACAATGGCTGGGTTGTTGAGTGGCCGTTTAATAAGACCATCCCGTTCTAACTTATCCGGAATATCCATATCCATATCCATATCTCGCTCAGATCCAGCGTGAATAAACTGAATCCCTGACTTTTGTAACTCCTCAAGCTTGGATCGCAGTGTCTTGATGTCTTCAGAACTTGGACGGCGCGTAGCCCACAACTTACCTGTTTGTACGACAGCGTCAACATTTCTATCGAGAGCCTTATCTATCGCTTTACGAAATGCATTGCGAAACTCTGGTCTTCTTTTTGAGGATACGTTTGATGAAGAAAGATAGGTAGGACCGATATGAAGTATTGTTATATCGTGCTCTGTAGTCTCCAGCGAGGTATCAGCTTGATCTACCATTTCCTTCAGTTATCATGAACGATACAGTTGATTGTTATTTTATCGATTACAACACCCAGCTGATATTTGTACAGGCCGTCATAGAACGGTTAGCATACCAGCGAGGGCGACAATCTTACTGAAATCTTCCAAGAACGGCGTGGAAGATATAGAGGATCTATTCATCAGTTTCGACATTGGTAATTTCGAACCGTGCCCCACCGGCAGAGCTATCGGTCACACGGATCGTCCAGCCGTGTGCGTTAGCTATTTGTTTGACGATATTCAGTCCAAAGCCGAACCCGTCTTCCCCCGTCGAATATCCGATGTCGAATATCTCCTCCCGTTCGTCTTCAGGGATGCCGATCCCATCGTCCTCTACATAGAACCCGTTAGCCAGTTCCCCGACCGTGATTGTCACGTCGTTACCGCCGTGTTTGATCGCGTTACGGATCAGGTTCTCAAGGAGTTGCTGGAGGCGATCCTGATCGGCTTGGACCGTTTGATCAATCTCGATGCGAATCGCCGCATCGGCTGTTTCGATGTTCTGCCAGCATCGTTCGGACAATTCCGCAAGCTCAACCGCTTCTAACTCGATTCCATCATCCCCCTCGCGGGCCAGCGTGAGCAAACTCTGAATGAGATTGTTCATCCGCGTGAGCGCAGATTCAATCGAGACGAGATGCTCGCTGTCGCATTCATCTTTGGCGAGTTCCAACCGTCCTTGTGCAAGGGTCAACGGGTTTCGTAAGTCATGCGAAACCACACTGGCAAACGCATCAAGACGTTCGTTTTGGCGCTGCAGCCGCTGTTCCCGTTGCTTTCGGTCGGTGATTTCGATCCCGATGCCGACCATACGCGTCTCGTCGTCAACGACCTGACCGCGGACATCTAACCAGCGGTACTCACCGTCTTCGGCCTTGATTCGATGTTCGACTCTGTACGGTTCACCGGCCTCGATTGCCTCTTCCATTGCCGTCTTGACCCGTTCGCTATCATCCGGATGCAATCGCTCTTCGAAGGCATCAGTGCAGCCGTCGAATGTCTCCGGGGTGAGCCCCAACAGTTCCAGCAATTCGTCACTCCAATAAAGGTCATCAGTTTCGAGATTCCATTCCCAAACGCCACCATCGGCTTGCTGGAGTGCTAAATCCAATCGGCGCTTCGCCGTTTGCAGTTCCTGTTCCTGATACTTTTGTTCTGTGATATCCTGAATTGCCCCTCGAACAGCGGTTATTTCGCCGGATTCTCGTACTGGTTCACCGCGTGTTCGAACCCAACGATCTTGCCCTTCAGCGGTGACGAAGCGTGACTCTTCCACATAGGGGATCCCGTCAGAAATGCATTGCTCGACAGCTTGTCGGATGGTTTCTTGATCGTCGGGATGATAAAATTCGATTCCATCGTCAATAGTCGGATCGAAGTCTCCATCCGGATCGAGATCGTGGATTCGATATGTTCCGTCAGTCCAACGCTGCTGGCCGGTTTTTGCATCTGCTTCCCACCCTCCAATTTGTGCGAGTTCTTCTACATGGTTATAGCTCGCGGTTTCGCCTGAGTTCCAGTTCCTGCTGTTTTTTATCCGTAATTTCTTTGGAGATGATTGTGAGTCCCTTCTCGGAGGGATAAATATACTCTCGATACCATTTGTCCCACGGTTCAAATGGTTCTTCGATGGTTCGGGGGTCCCCCTCAGCAAGTGCTTCATGATAGTGTTCGTAAAGCGGCGTTTCCTTGGCTTCAGGAAACGCTTCCCAGATATTGCTGTTAAGCAAATCCTTTCGATCTGCTCCGAATAGGTCTTCTGTAGCCTGATTAAGATAGGTAAATTGCCAATCTTCGTCGAGAGCAAATAATGCATCAGACAGACGGTCGATTAGCCTCAGCGGATCGTGCTGCATATCCCGCCGAGATACTCGCAATCGACTTTCGGTGACGGCGCGATCGATCCGATTTGCTAACAGAGTGTATTTTTCCGTCCCTCCTTTTTGTAGATAGTCGGTAACACCAGCAGAGATGGCTTCACTTGCGATGTCTTCGCTTCCTTTGCCGGTAAAAAGAAGAAACGGGAGATCCGGATAGGTTTCGCGAACAGTTTTGAGAAACGCGATCCCGTCCTGCCCGGGCATATCGTAGTCTGAAACGACACAATCGAATTCCTGCTCGGCAAGGCAGGTCAGTCCGTCGTTCGCACTTGTCGCCGTCTCGATGTCAAACCGCTTGTCTTCTCGTTCGAGGAAGGTAGCAGCCATCTCTGCGAAATCCGGCTCATCATCAACATGAAGCACACGGATAGTCTCTTCTTTTGTTTGCATCCTTTGCCACTCCCCATAAATTTCTCATTCAAGCATTATAAACTCGTACCTGATCAACACAACTCGGTCCATCTGTGATGACCGATACGCGCTGTGCATCTTGTATAACAGCAAAAATACTATTTTCATCTGGTGGTTTCCCATTCGTTCTAGTTTAGGCAGCGAACCAGCAGACGTGGCTACGGAAATCGCTGAAGCTACATGAGTAAGGAACCCGGTAGGAGATATGACCTACTCTCCACCGGATTCGGTAGTAGTTGAGCGAATCAAAAGAGCGTTTCCCTCCGATGAATTGCGCGACCGCGGTCGCGCAATGACAGAACGTGACCGGAAATTCGACTTCGTCGCACTGTTCTACACACTCTCGTTTGGATTTGCTGCTGGGTCAGATCGGTCTCTTCAGGCGTTTCTTGAACGCTACGTGGAGATGGCTGACTGTGATTCTCTCTCATATCCCTCCTTCTACGAGTGGTTCTCACCAGCGTTCGTTGCACTCCTTCGAGAGATCCTCGATGACGCTATCGAGGATCTCGACCCCGGCAGAAACGACTTGAGAGGGCGTCTCGAACACTTTCGAGACGTTCTCATCGTTGACGCAACATTCATCTCACTCTACCAAGACGCTAAAGATGTCTACAGAGCAACTGGTGATGACCAAGCTGGGCTGAAGTTACACTTGACCGAGTCGCTTTCGACCGGCCTTCCAACCCGGTTTCGAACCACCGATGGAGCGACCCATGAACGGAGTCAGCTACCCACCGGCGAGTGGGTAGCTGACGCCCTCATCCTGTTCGATCTCGGGTTCTACGATTTCTGGCTGTTCGACCGTATAGACGCCAATGACGGGTGGTTTGTCTCCCGCGTCAAGTCCAATGCTAACCCGAAGGTCGTCGAAGAGTTACGAACATGGCGGGGCAACAGTATCACGCTGGAAGGGAAGTCGCTGAAGGGCGTCCTCGACGACCTTCAGCGACAGGAGATCGACGTTCTCGTGGAATTGGAGTTCGACCGCAAACGTGGTTCTTCAGCCACTGCACACGTCAGTTCAGATTGGTTGGGCTGCTCAACGAAGACGAAGACGAGTACCATCTCTACTTCACGAATCTACCGCGTAACGAGTACTCCGCGCCCGATATCGCGCAACTCTATCGGGCGCGGTGGGAAGTAGAGCTACTGTTCAAAGAGCTGAAATCGCGGTTTGGACTCGATGAGATCAACACGA
This portion of the Salinarchaeum sp. IM2453 genome encodes:
- a CDS encoding sensor histidine kinase; the protein is MESIFIPPRRDSQSSPKKLRIKNSRNWNSGETASYNHVEELAQIGGWEADAKTGQQRWTDGTYRIHDLDPDGDFDPTIDDGIEFYHPDDQETIRQAVEQCISDGIPYVEESRFVTAEGQDRWVRTRGEPVRESGEITAVRGAIQDITEQKYQEQELQTAKRRLDLALQQADGGVWEWNLETDDLYWSDELLELLGLTPETFDGCTDAFEERLHPDDSERVKTAMEEAIEAGEPYRVEHRIKAEDGEYRWLDVRGQVVDDETRMVGIGIEITDRKQREQRLQRQNERLDAFASVVSHDLRNPLTLAQGRLELAKDECDSEHLVSIESALTRMNNLIQSLLTLAREGDDGIELEAVELAELSERCWQNIETADAAIRIEIDQTVQADQDRLQQLLENLIRNAIKHGGNDVTITVGELANGFYVEDDGIGIPEDEREEIFDIGYSTGEDGFGFGLNIVKQIANAHGWTIRVTDSSAGGARFEITNVETDE
- a CDS encoding response regulator, encoding MQTKEETIRVLHVDDEPDFAEMAATFLEREDKRFDIETATSANDGLTCLAEQEFDCVVSDYDMPGQDGIAFLKTVRETYPDLPFLLFTGKGSEDIASEAISAGVTDYLQKGGTEKYTLLANRIDRAVTESRLRVSRRDMQHDPLRLIDRLSDALFALDEDWQFTYLNQATEDLFGADRKDLLNSNIWEAFPEAKETPLYEHYHEALAEGDPRTIEEPFEPWDKWYREYIYPSEKGLTIISKEITDKKQQELELRRNREL